One genomic region from Chthonomonas calidirosea T49 encodes:
- a CDS encoding alpha/beta fold hydrolase, translating to MYYLPVNNFMVQAQSFLPTWHRGISHYQVKLGIVMGLLGLHLFPAKVCWAEEGYFNSDGVQIHYVQAGSGQAVVLIHGWMASAKMWGTEQRGNSIFWSLSKNFHVIAMDGRGHGLSDKPHDPKAYGCAMPLDVVRLLDHLHIQQAYLIGYSMGAILTGKIVASYPQRVLGAIFGGGAPVVRWGPEDLKQNDAFLEKWQKDRGLQELSALLFGVPDRTALVMANQSLREITVKESELRRFKGPILFLYGDRDSEATRHYVEAARQAFGHGDIRVVPGADHFNTPMKPEFLRMILSFLDRVETPSKDRNY from the coding sequence GTGTATTATTTACCGGTGAATAATTTCATGGTGCAAGCACAATCTTTTCTCCCAACTTGGCATCGAGGTATCAGTCATTATCAAGTGAAGCTAGGCATTGTGATGGGGCTGCTTGGCTTGCATCTATTCCCCGCCAAAGTGTGTTGGGCGGAGGAGGGATACTTCAATTCGGATGGGGTTCAAATACATTATGTTCAGGCGGGTTCTGGTCAGGCCGTTGTACTGATACATGGATGGATGGCAAGTGCCAAAATGTGGGGCACGGAACAAAGAGGTAACTCTATTTTCTGGAGCCTTTCAAAAAATTTTCATGTTATCGCTATGGATGGTCGGGGGCATGGTCTCAGTGACAAGCCACACGATCCTAAAGCTTATGGCTGTGCAATGCCCTTAGATGTTGTGAGGCTGCTAGATCACTTGCATATTCAACAAGCCTATCTTATCGGCTATTCTATGGGAGCGATTCTCACCGGGAAGATCGTCGCCTCTTATCCTCAACGTGTGCTTGGGGCGATCTTTGGAGGTGGTGCCCCAGTGGTTCGTTGGGGGCCTGAGGATTTAAAACAGAACGACGCCTTTTTAGAGAAATGGCAAAAAGATAGAGGACTTCAGGAATTGTCCGCTTTACTGTTTGGGGTACCGGATCGTACTGCTCTTGTCATGGCAAATCAAAGCCTTCGCGAGATTACTGTGAAAGAATCGGAATTGAGACGCTTTAAGGGGCCTATTTTATTCCTATACGGTGATAGGGACTCGGAGGCCACTAGGCACTATGTAGAGGCCGCTCGTCAAGCTTTTGGTCATGGGGATATCCGCGTCGTTCCTGGAGCGGATCATTTTAACACACCAATGAAACCCGAGTTTCTCAGGATGATTCTCAGTTTCCTTGATCGGGTGGAAACACCGAGCAAAGATCGCAATTATTAA
- a CDS encoding MarR family winged helix-turn-helix transcriptional regulator, with translation MKTKRNLLRDEDLARSIRERMEEDDLCTLLAIENLVHLLRAHKVIYEALAARLVEWELSPAHYNFLVVLYKAPDKQRQMSDIGEHMNVAVSPSNITKLADALERRGLIRRKACAHDRRVVLAELTEEGEALIKTLMPEQYRWIRHLWRELSEEERRMLTHLLLKLRQSVEKTLLETGIERSLPICEVRTEE, from the coding sequence ATGAAAACAAAGAGAAACCTTTTGCGGGACGAGGATCTTGCTCGTTCCATTCGCGAGCGCATGGAGGAAGATGATCTGTGCACACTCTTAGCTATCGAAAACCTTGTGCACCTGTTAAGAGCACACAAGGTGATCTATGAAGCGCTCGCCGCACGTTTGGTGGAATGGGAGCTTTCCCCAGCGCACTATAACTTTCTCGTCGTGCTTTACAAGGCGCCCGATAAGCAGCGCCAGATGTCGGATATTGGCGAACATATGAATGTTGCCGTCTCTCCATCCAATATCACGAAGCTGGCGGATGCGCTCGAGCGTCGCGGTCTGATTCGACGAAAGGCATGTGCACATGATCGTCGCGTGGTGCTTGCAGAGCTTACGGAGGAAGGGGAAGCGCTTATAAAGACGCTCATGCCAGAACAGTATCGTTGGATTCGGCATCTTTGGCGCGAACTGTCGGAAGAGGAACGACGGATGTTAACGCATCTTCTGCTCAAGTTACGTCAGAGCGTTGAAAAGACCCTATTGGAAACGGGCATCGAGAGGTCATTACCGATTTGTGAGGTGAGAACGGAGGAGTAA
- a CDS encoding HlyD family secretion protein: protein MSDENRDSRVLLEPEQKVETPSTVSDGLGAEEGEAPKRKATIKVVGLVLLFFALIIGGIVGYSYWRYASTHVSTDDAYLTTDVVQITPQVSGSVAKVYVTDNQHVQAGQLLVMLDDSTYRAAVEQAKANLKAAIAAAQGASTGVGLTQQTTLAQITQAEAGVTQAQTGVETASADVSRAEAAYAAAQTGVQTALQTAKTAQAGVVAAEAAYRKALQGVQAAKQRLADAEATLQSAKANVVAAQAKAKQAATDAKRYDQLYQEDAVSAQTRDAADTAAIAAQAALESAQQAVSQAQALVGEQQAALNSAQQEVTTAQANLQQARAQYAAALYGIKVAKDSAKQAQAQYLAAQKGVNAARARVQQAEAQLQQAETAPAQVAVQKSNAHTAAARIAQAAAALHEAEIHLQDTRIYAPVTGRVNAKTVEIGEQVAPGQALMAVVPDDDIWVVANFKETQITNMRPGQPAEIHVDAFPGITYHGHVDSLASGTGAVFTLLPPDNATGNFTKVVQRVPVKIVFDPKQPGLDKLRAGLSVEVSVKVK, encoded by the coding sequence ATGAGTGACGAGAACCGCGATAGTCGCGTTTTGCTTGAGCCAGAGCAGAAAGTAGAGACCCCCTCAACCGTTTCCGATGGATTGGGGGCAGAAGAGGGAGAAGCACCAAAGCGAAAAGCCACGATAAAAGTTGTAGGTTTAGTGCTCCTGTTCTTTGCCCTCATCATTGGGGGCATCGTAGGCTATTCCTACTGGCGTTATGCCTCGACCCATGTCTCTACCGACGACGCCTATCTCACGACGGATGTCGTTCAGATAACGCCGCAAGTAAGCGGTAGTGTCGCAAAGGTTTATGTAACTGATAACCAGCATGTGCAAGCTGGACAATTGCTTGTTATGTTAGATGATTCGACCTACCGGGCGGCTGTAGAACAGGCGAAGGCAAATTTAAAGGCAGCTATTGCCGCCGCTCAAGGGGCATCTACTGGGGTTGGTCTGACCCAACAGACGACTCTGGCCCAGATTACGCAGGCAGAGGCAGGGGTGACCCAAGCACAGACCGGAGTTGAGACGGCCTCTGCAGACGTCAGCCGAGCTGAGGCTGCTTACGCAGCAGCACAAACGGGGGTGCAGACAGCTCTGCAGACTGCGAAGACCGCACAGGCAGGTGTTGTAGCGGCCGAAGCCGCTTATAGAAAGGCTTTGCAGGGTGTGCAGGCGGCTAAACAGAGACTCGCCGACGCAGAGGCTACCCTACAATCGGCGAAGGCCAATGTCGTAGCTGCTCAGGCCAAAGCAAAACAGGCGGCCACGGATGCCAAGCGTTATGATCAACTCTATCAAGAGGATGCCGTGAGTGCCCAGACGAGAGATGCCGCGGATACAGCGGCTATTGCTGCTCAAGCTGCTCTCGAAAGTGCTCAACAAGCTGTTAGCCAGGCGCAGGCTTTGGTGGGAGAGCAGCAGGCGGCCTTGAATTCTGCCCAACAAGAGGTGACAACCGCTCAGGCCAATTTACAGCAGGCTCGTGCACAGTACGCAGCAGCCCTCTATGGCATTAAGGTGGCAAAAGACAGCGCGAAGCAAGCCCAAGCCCAGTACTTAGCTGCTCAGAAGGGTGTAAACGCAGCGCGTGCGCGTGTTCAACAGGCTGAAGCTCAACTTCAGCAAGCAGAGACCGCCCCTGCCCAAGTAGCTGTGCAAAAATCAAACGCTCATACAGCTGCAGCACGTATCGCACAGGCGGCTGCTGCTTTGCATGAGGCGGAAATTCATCTGCAGGATACCCGTATCTATGCGCCAGTAACCGGCCGAGTCAATGCCAAGACCGTAGAGATCGGTGAGCAGGTTGCCCCCGGTCAGGCTCTTATGGCCGTTGTGCCAGATGATGACATCTGGGTTGTAGCGAACTTTAAAGAGACTCAAATCACCAATATGAGGCCTGGCCAACCCGCGGAGATCCACGTGGATGCGTTTCCTGGTATAACCTATCACGGACATGTGGACTCGTTAGCATCGGGTACGGGAGCGGTGTTTACCTTGCTACCACCCGATAATGCGACAGGGAATTTTACCAAGGTTGTGCAGCGAGTACCTGTAAAGATCGTATTCGATCCGAAACAACCAGGATTGGACAAGTTGCGTGCAGGACTTTCTGTAGAAGTTAGCGTGAAGGTAAAGTAG
- a CDS encoding BsuPI-related putative proteinase inhibitor, which produces MRFWQKIFGISLFVLFGFVGSCTLGFAQGDGNETPMPMPSNPLKLTLKLDKQTYSPDEPIVVQFRVTNVSKTSQRLAFATTQHYDFEIHAGDVKGPVIWRWSKGRLFGQVVLQQTLAPGQEILYKETIYPQDAKHPEGIPPLKPGKYTLLAILTTMPRTARPSVSCTFEVKK; this is translated from the coding sequence ATGAGGTTTTGGCAAAAAATATTTGGCATAAGCCTCTTTGTTCTTTTTGGGTTTGTTGGGAGCTGTACTCTTGGATTCGCTCAGGGAGACGGAAATGAGACGCCGATGCCTATGCCCTCAAACCCTTTGAAGCTAACATTGAAACTCGACAAACAGACCTATAGTCCCGATGAACCGATCGTGGTACAGTTTCGGGTAACCAACGTCTCTAAAACCTCACAGCGGCTGGCTTTTGCCACAACTCAGCATTACGATTTTGAGATTCATGCTGGAGATGTAAAAGGTCCTGTGATCTGGCGATGGTCGAAGGGAAGGTTGTTTGGGCAGGTGGTTCTACAGCAAACACTTGCGCCTGGACAGGAGATCCTCTACAAAGAGACGATCTATCCTCAAGATGCGAAACATCCGGAGGGCATTCCGCCTCTCAAACCAGGAAAATACACACTGTTGGCCATTCTGACAACGATGCCGCGCACGGCGCGCCCATCGGTTTCTTGCACGTTTGAGGTGAAAAAATAG
- a CDS encoding ArnT family glycosyltransferase, with product MQTPSYRPLQTKKIHLAALLFLLITTLLRLPLLKAIDLVPDEAYYWDWSRHLALGYYDQGPFIAYLIRLTTAIFGTNEFGVRIGVCLLTAGTLLCVYQLALLFFSPQVGFLTLVLLALSPLVAVGSQIATYDPPLVFFWTLTLLQIAKALFVYSPYSAQQRRAWLIAGIFCGFGLLSKHTLLLLPGSLLLYLLLTPPQRFWLRRWEPYAALGIMLVMYSGVLWWNAQHHWWTFLHLFFLVHHHGGNPLHRFGDFLASQALFIGPVIFLGSFGASLSALCTKAPLPHRFLAFMGLPSLLLFCLLAFKTKVQANWVPFAYPSLCLLWVGRYLSVEKQRKPFTNIFWFSLAAISTAFLTLLLFFPRLRLAVGIHIPPKSDITNTAFGWRTLAKKVQQIRSEMEMQGHKVFISGNGYQYIALMAFYLPDHPPTYDLFLHYRLDMYAAYVQQLKRHIGENSIFINAGKANDADLHKVFARVQWLPPVHLYRRPLYRHPIATIYLAKCYGYRLYTGLRWARGG from the coding sequence ATGCAAACCCCCTCCTATCGCCCACTACAAACAAAAAAAATTCATCTTGCTGCGCTTCTCTTTCTGCTTATTACCACCCTGCTACGCCTCCCCCTCCTTAAAGCCATTGATCTCGTTCCCGACGAGGCTTACTACTGGGATTGGTCACGACATTTGGCACTTGGTTACTACGATCAGGGCCCCTTCATCGCCTATCTTATTCGCCTTACCACGGCGATCTTTGGTACAAATGAATTTGGCGTTCGTATTGGCGTTTGCCTGCTAACGGCTGGGACGCTTCTCTGCGTTTATCAGCTCGCCCTTCTTTTCTTCTCGCCACAAGTCGGTTTCCTCACCCTCGTCTTATTAGCCCTATCTCCCCTAGTTGCGGTCGGCAGTCAAATTGCCACCTACGACCCTCCTCTTGTTTTTTTCTGGACACTTACCCTTCTTCAGATAGCAAAAGCCCTCTTTGTCTACAGCCCCTATTCCGCTCAACAACGTCGAGCATGGCTCATCGCAGGCATCTTCTGCGGGTTTGGACTGCTAAGCAAACACACCCTGCTTCTTCTGCCCGGAAGCCTTCTGCTCTACCTTCTCCTTACACCGCCCCAGCGTTTCTGGTTAAGGCGCTGGGAACCTTACGCTGCCCTTGGTATTATGTTGGTCATGTATAGCGGCGTCCTATGGTGGAACGCGCAGCATCATTGGTGGACCTTCTTGCATCTCTTTTTCTTAGTCCACCATCATGGAGGAAATCCACTGCATCGTTTTGGGGATTTTCTAGCCTCTCAAGCCCTGTTTATAGGACCAGTTATTTTTTTGGGTAGCTTCGGTGCGAGCCTCTCTGCTTTGTGTACAAAGGCGCCGTTACCACACCGATTTCTGGCCTTCATGGGTCTGCCTTCCTTGCTCCTGTTTTGCCTTCTGGCCTTCAAAACCAAAGTGCAGGCTAACTGGGTTCCTTTTGCCTATCCCTCTCTTTGTCTTCTTTGGGTCGGCCGTTACCTCTCCGTTGAAAAGCAGCGCAAACCGTTCACCAATATCTTTTGGTTTAGCCTTGCTGCTATCTCCACGGCATTTCTCACGCTGCTTCTTTTCTTTCCTCGACTGCGCCTGGCCGTTGGCATCCACATTCCACCTAAGTCCGACATTACAAATACAGCTTTTGGATGGCGCACGCTTGCCAAAAAAGTACAGCAAATTCGCTCGGAGATGGAGATGCAGGGGCATAAGGTTTTCATTTCAGGCAATGGCTATCAATATATCGCCCTCATGGCCTTCTATTTGCCCGACCATCCGCCCACTTACGATCTCTTCCTCCACTATCGGCTCGATATGTATGCGGCCTACGTCCAACAACTGAAACGACATATCGGTGAAAACTCGATCTTCATCAATGCGGGCAAAGCGAACGATGCCGATCTGCATAAGGTTTTTGCACGGGTTCAGTGGTTACCGCCCGTCCATCTCTACCGACGCCCACTCTATAGGCACCCTATTGCGACGATCTATCTTGCAAAATGCTATGGATATCGCCTCTACACCGGTCTCCGCTGGGCGCGGGGCGGATAG
- a CDS encoding outer membrane lipoprotein-sorting protein produces the protein MHISAGSRRATLQSRKGDVSPWPFLCFILFLCFVGSSLRAQHIITRKAPNDPDLVSQLTDLKSLEAILHITSSNSEVLAHIGPDFARNYAIHKLLLLYKAPDKLRLDGQSTAFGDAVLIYNGPYRFYAVPKLHLRKKEDLTDHPVQRQSLLEYVGLITSETLDFMQAHFVQTDDKQGHQLLVFELHYIHHPNSTFYRIWLDPEKHFVVKREWYSADGKLKAAFCYLMPRQVAPSLWIPTHIQVRDAEGNIAADTELEKIRVDEPLSDELFATGN, from the coding sequence TTGCATATCTCAGCAGGCTCTAGGAGGGCCACTCTGCAGTCTCGGAAAGGAGATGTCTCCCCATGGCCGTTCCTGTGCTTTATTCTGTTCCTATGCTTTGTTGGCTCTTCCCTGCGCGCACAGCATATCATAACTCGCAAAGCACCTAACGACCCTGACCTCGTCTCCCAACTTACCGATCTTAAATCTCTCGAAGCGATCCTGCATATCACCTCTAGCAATTCTGAGGTGTTAGCACATATCGGCCCTGATTTTGCACGCAACTATGCTATTCATAAACTGCTCTTACTCTACAAAGCGCCTGATAAGCTGCGACTCGACGGACAATCCACAGCCTTTGGAGATGCGGTACTGATCTATAACGGCCCCTACCGCTTCTACGCCGTGCCTAAACTGCATCTAAGAAAAAAGGAGGACCTAACAGATCACCCCGTTCAGCGTCAGTCGCTTCTTGAATATGTAGGATTGATCACTTCCGAGACATTAGATTTTATGCAAGCGCATTTTGTTCAGACAGATGACAAGCAGGGTCATCAGCTCCTTGTCTTCGAATTGCACTATATCCATCATCCCAATAGTACCTTCTACCGTATTTGGCTCGATCCGGAAAAACACTTTGTCGTCAAACGAGAATGGTACTCGGCAGATGGCAAGCTAAAGGCAGCGTTTTGCTATCTTATGCCGCGCCAAGTGGCCCCTTCTCTCTGGATACCTACACACATTCAAGTTCGCGACGCTGAAGGCAACATCGCAGCCGATACGGAACTTGAGAAAATTCGCGTGGACGAGCCGCTTAGCGACGAACTGTTCGCTACAGGTAATTGA
- a CDS encoding polysaccharide deacetylase family protein, with product MKQTSNWRYCWWLFISLFILVAYGAAYGEDMRHVATSGLFAHGVDPWLLPSKPHTLWEGNHLIAIVRGNPQRKEIALTFDDGPHPLFTLRLLALLKMLHVRATFFVVGWKVDQAPWVLQRMLEDGNEIGDHTYHHFDLKSGPPELTAAEIEMCNDAIYRACGYTPLFFRPSGGQFDPAVIHEAAAHHMITVLWTDDPADYESPPADVIEDRLLHHVSPGAIILLHDGIEQTYEMLPDFIERMRRAGYTFVTLREMIEHLDNTPHAERVQLASFRRFNTRTK from the coding sequence ATGAAGCAGACATCAAATTGGCGATATTGTTGGTGGTTATTCATCTCTCTATTTATTCTTGTAGCCTATGGGGCAGCCTATGGGGAGGATATGCGCCATGTTGCTACGAGCGGCCTGTTCGCTCATGGGGTGGACCCCTGGCTCTTGCCCTCTAAACCGCATACTTTATGGGAAGGCAACCATCTCATCGCTATTGTGCGAGGAAATCCACAAAGAAAAGAGATCGCACTAACCTTTGATGACGGTCCTCATCCACTGTTCACACTACGCCTCTTGGCGTTGCTCAAGATGCTTCATGTGCGCGCCACTTTTTTTGTGGTTGGATGGAAGGTCGATCAGGCACCATGGGTGCTACAGAGAATGCTTGAGGATGGGAACGAGATCGGCGACCACACCTATCATCACTTCGATCTGAAGTCAGGGCCGCCAGAGTTGACAGCAGCTGAGATCGAGATGTGTAACGATGCCATCTATCGGGCTTGTGGCTATACGCCGCTCTTTTTTAGGCCCTCTGGAGGGCAGTTCGATCCTGCTGTGATCCATGAAGCGGCGGCGCACCACATGATCACGGTGTTGTGGACAGACGACCCGGCCGACTATGAGAGTCCCCCTGCCGATGTCATCGAAGACAGGCTGCTTCATCATGTAAGTCCTGGAGCTATCATCCTATTGCATGATGGTATTGAGCAGACCTATGAGATGCTCCCTGATTTTATCGAGCGTATGCGCCGTGCGGGCTATACATTTGTTACCCTTCGTGAAATGATTGAACATTTGGATAACACTCCCCATGCCGAGAGAGTTCAACTTGCCTCCTTCCGAAGATTCAACACCAGAACCAAATAG